In Longimicrobiaceae bacterium, a single window of DNA contains:
- a CDS encoding AAA domain-containing protein has product MSEIPTPAVLRTGIRAALTDEREQDRSSNQRRALDRPAHVRSAAPQPQEGTTLLHLERAVQLVRGDEVLVTGPGGPRAATVRSIQGHTLEVDGLHAGAEQLLGRPLHLSERLQRELDTALAAPGEVLRAAAGWDSARLGRAAAPAAALTDGLEDDQADSLQRSLASSLLLVLGPPGTGKTGTMARTAAALLLSGERVLLLAPTHAAVDTALARIRGTVGECGLPEAVLLRQGRHGPLWRGPSLQGAHRTGLDAALGELERRAGHLGRERNWAWILADAIGGGGSAGHRERRERLERLERLDRLEARAQGVLREDPDRLDARALLRDARSLRQAAAAAAAPPRLVGATLAEALVRTPAGPWDTVIVDEAAMASVPYALWAASLARRRLLLWGDPHQLGPVCTVADPAARRLLGRSLFHHLGCERASVEDPRRPVLRVQHRMAPAIRRLVAGTFYDGMLEDGATVRRQTGTVQVIDSGGLARARAVGSSRVNEVHARMAAARAERLWNAGTRSLAVLTPYRAQVDCLRAALAERIPGFEQEGGLVGTAHSAQGSEHDAVVVDLVATRDSPGRWLDERANPEAPSLLCVAMSRARTSLTVIADRAALPPGGVAQRAVAAAMRAAA; this is encoded by the coding sequence ATGTCCGAGATCCCCACGCCCGCCGTGCTGCGCACCGGCATCCGCGCGGCGCTCACCGACGAGCGCGAGCAGGACCGCAGCTCCAACCAGCGCCGCGCGCTGGACCGTCCGGCGCACGTGCGGTCGGCGGCACCGCAGCCGCAGGAGGGGACGACCCTCCTCCACCTGGAGCGTGCGGTGCAGCTGGTGCGCGGCGACGAGGTGCTCGTCACCGGCCCCGGCGGACCCCGCGCCGCCACGGTGCGGAGCATCCAGGGCCACACCCTCGAGGTGGACGGCCTGCACGCCGGTGCCGAGCAGCTGCTGGGGCGGCCCCTCCACCTTTCCGAGCGCCTGCAGCGGGAGCTGGACACCGCCCTCGCCGCACCGGGTGAAGTCCTGCGCGCGGCGGCCGGGTGGGACTCCGCCCGGCTCGGGCGCGCCGCGGCGCCCGCGGCGGCGCTCACGGACGGGCTGGAGGACGACCAGGCGGACTCGCTGCAGCGGTCGCTCGCGAGCAGCCTCCTGCTGGTGCTGGGGCCGCCCGGGACGGGGAAGACCGGCACGATGGCGCGCACCGCCGCCGCCCTGCTCCTCTCCGGCGAGCGCGTGCTGCTGCTGGCGCCCACCCACGCCGCCGTCGACACGGCGCTCGCGCGGATCCGCGGCACGGTGGGCGAGTGCGGGCTCCCGGAGGCCGTGCTCCTGCGCCAGGGCCGGCACGGTCCCCTGTGGCGGGGGCCCTCGCTCCAGGGAGCCCACCGCACGGGGCTCGATGCCGCGCTGGGCGAGCTGGAGCGGCGCGCCGGGCACCTCGGGCGCGAGCGCAACTGGGCCTGGATCCTGGCGGACGCGATCGGCGGCGGCGGGAGCGCCGGCCACCGGGAGCGCCGGGAGCGCCTGGAGCGCCTGGAGCGCCTGGATCGACTGGAAGCCCGCGCCCAGGGCGTGCTCCGCGAAGACCCCGACCGACTGGACGCCCGGGCGCTGCTGCGCGACGCGCGCTCCCTCCGGCAGGCGGCCGCAGCCGCCGCAGCCCCGCCCCGGCTGGTGGGCGCCACCCTGGCCGAAGCGCTCGTCCGCACGCCAGCGGGCCCGTGGGACACGGTGATCGTCGACGAGGCCGCCATGGCCAGCGTGCCCTACGCGCTCTGGGCCGCGTCGCTCGCCCGCCGGCGCCTCCTGCTGTGGGGCGACCCGCACCAGCTCGGGCCCGTCTGCACCGTCGCGGACCCCGCCGCGCGCCGCCTGCTGGGGCGCAGCCTCTTCCACCACCTGGGCTGCGAGCGCGCCAGCGTGGAGGACCCGCGCCGCCCCGTCCTCCGCGTGCAGCACCGGATGGCCCCGGCGATCCGCCGCCTGGTGGCGGGCACGTTCTACGACGGGATGCTGGAGGACGGCGCCACCGTGCGCCGGCAGACGGGCACCGTCCAGGTGATCGACAGCGGCGGGCTGGCCCGCGCCCGCGCCGTCGGAAGCAGCCGGGTCAACGAGGTGCACGCCCGCATGGCGGCGGCCCGCGCCGAGCGCCTCTGGAACGCCGGCACGCGCTCGCTGGCCGTGCTCACGCCGTACCGGGCGCAGGTGGACTGCCTGCGTGCCGCGCTCGCGGAGCGCATCCCCGGGTTCGAGCAGGAGGGCGGCCTGGTGGGCACCGCCCACAGCGCGCAGGGAAGCGAGCACGACGCCGTCGTGGTGGACCTGGTCGCCACCCGGGACAGCCCCGGCCGCTGGCTCGACGAGCGCGCGAACCCGGAAGCGCCGTCGCTCCTCTGCGTTGCGATGTCGCGCGCGCGGACCTCGCTCACGGTCATCGCCGACCGCGCCGCGCTGCCGCCGGGCGGGGTCGCGCAGCGGGCCGTCGCCGCGGCGATGCGGGCCGCCGCCTGA